The proteins below come from a single Geobacillus thermoleovorans genomic window:
- the uvrB gene encoding excinuclease ABC subunit UvrB, which produces MEGRFQLVAPYEPQGDQPQAIAKLVDGLRRGVKHQTLLGATGTGKTFTISNVIAQVNKPTLVIAHNKTLAGQLYSELKEFFPHNAVEYFVSYYDYYQPEAYVPQTDTYIEKDAKINDEIDKLRHSATSALFERRDVIIVASVSCIYGLGSPEEYRELVVSLRVGMEIERNALLRRLVDIQYDRNDIDFRRGTFRVHGDVVEIFPASRDEHCIRVEFFGDEIERIREVDALTGEVLGEREHVAIFPASHFVTREEKMRLAIQNIEQELEERLAELRAQGKLLEAQRLEQRTRYDLEMMREMGFCSGIENYSRHLALRPPGSTPYTLLDYFPDDFLIIVDESHVTLPQLRGMYNGDRARKQVLVDHGFRLPSALDNRPLTFEEFEQKINQIIYVSATPGPYELEHSPGVVEQIIRPTGLLDPTIDVRPTKGQIDDLIGEIRERVERNERTLVTTLTKKMAEDLTDYLKEAGIKVAYLHSEIKTLERIEIIRDLRLGKYDVLVGINLLREGLDIPEVSLVAILDADKEGFLRSERSLIQTIGRAARNANGHVIMYADTITKSMEIAIQETKRRRAIQEEYNRKHGIVPRTVQKDIRDVIRATYAAEETGTYEAKPAATMTKQEREELIQKLEAEMKEAAKALDFERAAQLRDIIFELKAEG; this is translated from the coding sequence GTGGAGGGCCGTTTTCAATTAGTGGCGCCATACGAACCGCAAGGCGATCAGCCGCAGGCGATCGCCAAGCTCGTTGACGGCCTGCGCCGCGGGGTGAAGCATCAAACGCTGCTTGGGGCGACGGGGACGGGCAAAACGTTTACGATCTCGAACGTGATCGCCCAAGTCAACAAACCGACGCTTGTCATCGCCCACAACAAAACGCTCGCTGGCCAATTGTACAGCGAGCTGAAAGAGTTTTTCCCGCACAACGCCGTCGAATATTTTGTCAGCTATTACGATTACTATCAGCCGGAAGCGTATGTGCCGCAGACGGATACGTACATTGAAAAAGACGCGAAAATCAACGATGAAATCGACAAATTGCGGCACTCGGCGACATCAGCCTTGTTTGAGCGCCGGGACGTGATTATCGTTGCGAGCGTGTCGTGCATTTACGGTTTAGGGTCGCCGGAAGAATATCGGGAGCTCGTCGTCTCGCTGCGCGTTGGGATGGAAATCGAGCGCAACGCGTTGCTTCGGCGGCTTGTCGACATCCAATACGACCGCAATGACATCGATTTTCGCCGCGGCACGTTCCGCGTCCACGGCGATGTTGTCGAAATTTTCCCCGCGTCGCGCGATGAACATTGCATTCGCGTCGAATTTTTCGGCGATGAAATCGAGCGCATCCGCGAGGTGGACGCCTTAACCGGCGAGGTGCTCGGCGAGCGCGAGCATGTCGCCATTTTCCCGGCGTCGCACTTCGTGACGCGCGAGGAGAAAATGCGGCTCGCCATTCAAAACATCGAACAAGAGCTTGAGGAGCGGCTTGCCGAACTGCGCGCGCAAGGAAAGCTCTTAGAGGCGCAGCGGCTTGAGCAGCGGACGCGCTATGACCTTGAAATGATGCGCGAGATGGGCTTTTGTTCCGGCATCGAAAACTACTCGCGCCATTTGGCGCTGCGGCCGCCAGGCTCGACGCCGTATACATTGCTTGACTATTTTCCGGACGATTTTTTGATCATCGTTGATGAGTCGCACGTCACCTTGCCGCAGCTGCGCGGCATGTACAACGGCGACCGGGCGCGCAAGCAAGTGCTTGTCGACCACGGCTTCCGTCTGCCGTCGGCGCTTGACAACCGGCCGCTCACGTTTGAAGAGTTCGAGCAAAAAATCAATCAAATTATTTACGTCTCAGCGACGCCGGGGCCGTATGAGCTTGAACACAGCCCGGGCGTTGTCGAACAAATCATCCGCCCGACCGGGCTTCTCGACCCAACGATCGACGTCCGCCCGACGAAAGGGCAAATCGACGATTTGATCGGCGAAATTCGCGAGCGCGTCGAGCGGAACGAGCGGACGTTGGTGACGACGCTGACGAAAAAGATGGCGGAAGATTTGACCGATTATTTGAAAGAAGCGGGGATCAAGGTGGCGTATTTGCATTCGGAAATTAAGACGCTCGAGCGCATTGAAATCATCCGCGATTTGCGGCTCGGCAAATACGATGTATTGGTCGGCATCAACTTGCTTCGCGAAGGGCTCGACATTCCGGAAGTGTCGCTTGTCGCCATTTTGGACGCCGACAAAGAAGGGTTTTTGCGCTCGGAGCGCTCGCTCATCCAGACGATCGGCCGGGCGGCGCGCAACGCGAACGGCCATGTGATCATGTACGCCGATACGATCACGAAATCGATGGAAATCGCCATTCAAGAGACGAAGCGGCGCCGCGCGATTCAAGAAGAGTACAACCGAAAGCACGGCATCGTGCCGCGCACCGTTCAAAAGGACATTCGTGATGTCATCCGCGCGACGTACGCGGCGGAGGAGACGGGAACGTACGAAGCGAAGCCGGCGGCGACGATGACGAAACAGGAACGGGAAGAGCTGATTCAAAAGCTCGAAGCGGAAATGAAAGAGGCGGCCAAAGCGCTCGACTTCGAGCGGGCCGCCCAGCTGCGCGATATCATTTTCGAATTGAAAGCGGAAGGGTGA
- a CDS encoding CsbA family protein → MWFLAALIIPCLLVLLFARVTYNRYIAVLLTVALLVASYFKGYTDELHEIVADIASTIAGFLWAGRMLDHLKQK, encoded by the coding sequence ATGTGGTTTTTGGCGGCACTCATCATTCCGTGCCTATTGGTGCTGTTGTTTGCGCGGGTGACGTACAATCGGTACATCGCTGTGCTGTTGACCGTTGCGCTGCTTGTCGCTTCCTACTTTAAAGGCTATACGGACGAGCTGCATGAAATCGTTGCTGACATCGCATCGACGATCGCCGGCTTTCTTTGGGCCGGCCGCATGCTCGACCATCTGAAGCAAAAATGA
- a CDS encoding PDZ domain-containing protein: MATWWLEWLEGVASVWRQPLLYYGAALALAVGWRRVKRERRDFHVRVYSLWQEWRGLWTKGWMAGAVLSAAAVGIGIAVPQEAVWTVTVLTVLFSLTMEARLLSPAYTVGGALLVFGLAERSGMLAGWLPEGMAAAPALAVWLALLLLSEGWLIIRTRNEAASPQLAKSKRGMTVGLQWAQRLWFVPVVLPVSGGALPPASWWPLVSTGDGYSFWLVPFLLGFSQRRQHMLPAEAARAEGRLVVRLAFVVALLAASGIWYPPLAVAAGAMAIIGREWIALSGHRADRARPPRFARHPHGLVIVGVLPGSKAEKMGLGIGEVIIKTNGVPVRSETEFYEALQRNRAFCKLDVVGHNGEVRFVQGALYEDEHHELGLLFVRDRHASASEAVS, encoded by the coding sequence ATGGCAACATGGTGGCTGGAATGGCTTGAGGGCGTCGCGTCGGTTTGGCGGCAGCCGCTTCTTTATTATGGCGCCGCGCTCGCTTTGGCCGTCGGTTGGCGGCGGGTGAAGCGGGAGCGCCGCGATTTTCATGTGCGCGTCTACAGCCTATGGCAAGAGTGGCGCGGGCTTTGGACGAAGGGATGGATGGCTGGAGCGGTGTTGTCGGCGGCGGCCGTCGGCATCGGGATCGCGGTGCCGCAGGAAGCGGTTTGGACGGTGACGGTGCTGACGGTGCTCTTTAGTTTGACGATGGAAGCGCGTTTGTTGTCGCCTGCTTATACGGTTGGCGGCGCGCTTCTCGTGTTCGGTTTGGCGGAACGAAGCGGGATGTTGGCCGGCTGGCTGCCGGAGGGCATGGCGGCGGCGCCGGCTTTGGCGGTGTGGCTTGCGTTGCTGCTGCTTTCGGAAGGATGGCTTATCATCCGCACGCGAAACGAGGCGGCCTCGCCGCAGCTTGCGAAAAGCAAGCGGGGGATGACGGTCGGCCTGCAATGGGCGCAGCGCCTTTGGTTTGTGCCGGTTGTGCTGCCAGTATCAGGCGGCGCGCTGCCGCCGGCTTCCTGGTGGCCGCTCGTTTCGACGGGAGACGGCTATTCGTTTTGGCTCGTGCCGTTTCTTCTCGGCTTTTCCCAGCGCCGGCAGCACATGCTGCCGGCGGAAGCGGCGCGCGCGGAGGGGCGGCTTGTTGTTCGGCTGGCGTTCGTTGTCGCCCTATTGGCCGCTTCCGGCATATGGTATCCACCGCTGGCGGTTGCGGCGGGGGCTATGGCCATCATCGGCCGCGAATGGATCGCGCTTTCCGGGCATCGCGCCGACCGCGCCCGCCCGCCCCGCTTTGCCCGCCATCCGCACGGCTTGGTGATTGTCGGCGTGCTTCCCGGCTCGAAAGCGGAAAAAATGGGGCTAGGCATCGGGGAAGTCATCATCAAAACAAACGGCGTCCCGGTGCGGAGTGAAACCGAGTTTTACGAGGCGCTCCAGCGCAACCGCGCGTTCTGCAAGTTGGATGTCGTCGGACATAACGGCGAAGTCCGCTTCGTCCAAGGGGCGCTCTATGAGGATGAGCATCATGAACTCGGGCTGCTGTTCGTCCGTGATCGGCACGCATCAGCGTCTGAAGCTGTTTCGTAA
- a CDS encoding MerR family transcriptional regulator: MELKTSDVAARLGVSPKTIQRWVRKYDITLRKNEAGHYLFDEKTVALLERVKFEQGAAMEAPPTPKRPPTPLRNNIPIDALHESIEPEIARVSSRLDQLERQLEQKADDVVSIQLLHHRQEMEEIVARLTALEQLVARLEQQLNNRPPSSHETSDEPKQKRRGLGRVMGLFA, encoded by the coding sequence ATGGAATTGAAAACGTCCGACGTCGCTGCTCGCCTTGGTGTATCGCCGAAAACGATCCAGCGCTGGGTGCGCAAATACGACATTACGCTGCGGAAAAACGAGGCCGGCCACTACTTGTTTGATGAAAAAACAGTCGCCTTGCTCGAACGGGTCAAATTTGAACAAGGCGCCGCCATGGAAGCGCCGCCGACCCCGAAACGCCCTCCGACGCCGCTGCGGAACAACATTCCTATTGACGCCTTACATGAATCGATCGAACCCGAAATCGCCCGCGTCTCCTCGCGCTTGGACCAGCTTGAACGGCAACTGGAGCAAAAAGCAGATGACGTCGTCTCCATTCAACTGTTGCATCACCGCCAAGAAATGGAAGAAATCGTCGCCCGCCTCACTGCGTTGGAACAGCTTGTCGCCCGCCTTGAACAGCAGCTGAACAATCGACCGCCTTCCTCCCATGAAACATCGGACGAACCAAAGCAGAAACGGCGCGGCCTTGGGCGGGTGATGGGGTTGTTTGCCTAA
- a CDS encoding DUF6044 family protein, protein MEQRERKAVAIAFIVLALYLSPLYMLGEHAHIRVHDNMDSNIAWYRVLVRSGQLFGPIDAVIPQVINGLPRNAFGTEFSGIVWLHALFPSMAAYALSQTITRVFAFLGMYWLLRRHFLPSPESWLIRVGAALAFALTPFWPSGMLSTLGMPLALWAFLSIRNGEATWKEWLAIILLPFYASFVLGFFFFLAAMAAVWLFDGVVRKQWNKRFFAAIALMTSLFLAIEYRLVYSLVFSGEPTSRNEFLSSRLSFVHCLRLTLKNYVLGHTHVMTVHGPIILPVLWAAFLLVLRRRQRGSLERRFLLLFWLNIALSAWYAFWFYKGWQPLKERISLLNTFNFARFHFLRPMVIYVDFALALQILAKERTAWRRLVPIALALQLLLLGGFNEEIRYRLAGTPSFEQFYSEHLFTKIKQYIGKPVSSYRVASVGLHPAIAQYNGFYTLDTYNNFYPLSYKRKFRRIIAKELDKSPVLKDYFDHWGNRVYLFSAELGKHYMFTKRSHKVIRHFEIDTKAFKQLGGKYIFSSVPIMNARDIHLRFLRAFTDRQSVWKIYVYEVE, encoded by the coding sequence ATGGAACAAAGAGAACGAAAAGCGGTCGCCATCGCGTTCATCGTATTGGCTCTCTACCTTTCTCCGCTGTACATGTTAGGCGAACACGCCCATATTCGCGTGCACGACAATATGGATTCGAACATCGCCTGGTATCGCGTGCTCGTTCGCAGCGGCCAACTATTTGGCCCAATCGATGCCGTCATCCCGCAAGTGATCAACGGGTTGCCGCGCAACGCCTTCGGCACAGAATTCAGCGGCATCGTGTGGCTGCATGCTTTGTTTCCCTCCATGGCGGCGTACGCGCTCAGCCAGACGATCACGAGGGTATTCGCCTTTTTGGGTATGTATTGGCTGCTCAGGCGCCACTTTTTGCCTTCACCGGAATCATGGCTCATTCGCGTCGGGGCGGCGCTTGCTTTTGCGCTGACACCGTTTTGGCCGTCCGGCATGTTAAGCACGCTCGGCATGCCGCTGGCGCTTTGGGCGTTTCTGTCGATCCGCAACGGAGAAGCGACATGGAAAGAATGGCTTGCGATCATCTTGCTTCCGTTTTACGCCAGCTTTGTGCTCGGATTTTTCTTTTTCCTCGCCGCGATGGCGGCGGTGTGGCTGTTTGACGGCGTTGTCCGCAAGCAGTGGAACAAGCGGTTTTTCGCCGCGATCGCCCTGATGACAAGCTTGTTTTTGGCCATCGAGTACCGCCTCGTGTACTCGCTTGTCTTCAGCGGCGAACCGACGAGCCGGAACGAGTTCCTCTCCTCGCGGCTCAGCTTCGTCCACTGCCTTCGTTTAACGTTGAAAAACTATGTGCTCGGCCATACGCATGTGATGACCGTCCATGGGCCGATCATCTTGCCGGTGCTTTGGGCGGCGTTTCTTCTCGTTTTGCGCCGCCGTCAGCGCGGGTCATTGGAGCGGCGCTTCCTTTTGCTGTTTTGGTTGAACATCGCCTTATCGGCTTGGTATGCGTTTTGGTTTTACAAAGGGTGGCAGCCGCTGAAAGAACGGATTTCACTTTTGAATACGTTCAATTTCGCCCGCTTCCATTTTTTGCGGCCGATGGTCATTTACGTCGATTTTGCCTTGGCCTTGCAAATCTTAGCCAAGGAACGGACCGCATGGCGGCGCCTCGTGCCGATCGCCTTGGCGCTGCAGCTGCTTTTGCTTGGCGGGTTTAACGAGGAAATCCGCTATCGCCTCGCTGGCACGCCGTCGTTCGAGCAGTTTTATTCCGAACATTTATTTACCAAAATCAAGCAATACATCGGCAAGCCGGTATCGTCCTACCGCGTTGCCAGCGTTGGGCTTCACCCGGCCATCGCTCAATACAACGGGTTTTATACGCTCGATACGTACAACAATTTTTACCCGTTGTCGTATAAGCGGAAGTTTCGCCGCATCATTGCCAAAGAATTGGACAAAAGCCCAGTGCTGAAAGACTATTTCGACCATTGGGGCAACCGCGTCTATTTGTTTTCGGCAGAGCTCGGGAAACATTACATGTTCACGAAACGCTCGCATAAAGTCATTCGTCATTTCGAGATCGACACAAAGGCGTTCAAACAGCTTGGCGGCAAGTACATTTTTTCCTCCGTCCCGATCATGAACGCCCGCGACATCCATCTCCGCTTCTTGCGGGCGTTCACCGATCGACAGTCAGTCTGGAAAATTTATGTATACGAAGTGGAGTGA
- a CDS encoding glycosyltransferase family 2 protein — MVDKPLLAIVVPCYNEEEVLPETARRLTALLEQLLEEGAVAIGSHIVFVDDGSRDRTWALIEEESERNPFVSGVKLARNVGHQRALLAGLETVRAYADCAVSIDADLQDDVEAIREFVQKYREGYDIVYGVRRSRKTDTWFKRTTAQAFYRFMRAIGIELIYNHADFRLMSKRALDELSRYTEVNLFLRGLVPLVGFRSTCVFYDRHERWAGQSKYPLKKMLAFAFDGITSLSVAPIRAITLIGFLAFLTSGAAGLYALISKWLGRAESGWTSLMISVWFIGGLMLMSLGLIGEYIGKIYQEVKRRPRFAIETTVQLPLPSEREKTPARL, encoded by the coding sequence ATGGTGGACAAACCATTGTTAGCCATCGTCGTCCCATGCTACAACGAAGAAGAAGTGTTGCCGGAAACGGCCCGGCGGCTGACCGCTTTGCTTGAGCAGCTGCTCGAAGAAGGAGCGGTCGCCATCGGCAGCCATATCGTTTTTGTCGACGACGGCAGCCGCGACCGGACATGGGCGCTCATTGAAGAAGAAAGCGAGCGCAACCCGTTTGTCTCCGGTGTGAAACTCGCTCGCAACGTCGGCCATCAGCGGGCGCTGCTCGCTGGGCTCGAAACCGTTCGCGCGTACGCCGATTGTGCCGTGTCCATTGACGCCGATTTGCAAGACGATGTGGAGGCGATCCGCGAATTTGTGCAAAAATACCGCGAAGGGTATGACATCGTGTATGGCGTGCGGCGGAGCCGAAAGACAGACACGTGGTTCAAGCGTACGACCGCCCAAGCCTTTTATCGGTTCATGAGGGCCATCGGAATCGAGCTGATTTACAACCACGCCGATTTCCGTCTGATGAGCAAGCGGGCGCTCGATGAACTGAGCCGCTATACGGAAGTCAATCTCTTTTTGCGCGGATTGGTGCCGCTTGTTGGGTTCCGCTCGACGTGCGTCTTTTACGACCGACATGAGCGTTGGGCCGGACAATCGAAATACCCGCTCAAAAAGATGCTCGCCTTCGCCTTTGACGGCATCACCTCCTTAAGCGTCGCACCGATTCGCGCCATTACGCTCATCGGGTTTTTGGCCTTTCTCACGAGCGGTGCGGCCGGGCTGTACGCCCTCATCAGCAAGTGGCTCGGGCGCGCGGAATCAGGCTGGACGTCGCTCATGATTTCCGTTTGGTTCATCGGCGGGCTGATGCTGATGAGCCTCGGCCTCATCGGGGAATATATAGGAAAAATTTATCAAGAAGTGAAACGGCGGCCGCGGTTTGCGATCGAAACGACCGTGCAGCTGCCGCTTCCGTCAGAAAGGGAGAAAACGCCGGCCCGCTTATAG
- a CDS encoding S41 family peptidase has product MKKSTTAALMAISMLIGAGGTYAGLQLADRPMEGSLSTIVSNEPSKSTNDSEEMKKIRQAYELIKNRYVEKVDEEKLTEGAIQGMINTLHDPYSVYMDAETTEQFNESLDSSFEGIGAEVSMIDGKVTIVAPIKNSPAEKAGLKPNDQILRVNGESLEGLDLYEAVLKIRGKKGTTVELDILRPGVKNVMKVKVVRDEIPIQTVYDSIKTYNGKKAGYLQITSFSENTAADFKKKLAKLEAEHIDGLIIDVRGNPGGYLQSVEEILKQLIPKGKPYVQIEERDGDRQKFYSDLTAKKPYPIVVLIDKGSASASEILAGAMKEAGGYKLVGETTFGKGTVQQAIPMGDGSNIKLTLYKWLTPDGHWIHKKGIKPDVAVVQPDYFHVAPLHVEKPLRYDMNDEQIANAQKMLKGLGFNPGRTDGYFSKETEQAVQAFQKANQLPVTGRIDEATADALQTKIMEAVRDPKHDMQLKKALGVLFSS; this is encoded by the coding sequence GTGAAAAAATCGACGACGGCCGCATTGATGGCCATATCGATGCTCATTGGGGCGGGAGGGACGTACGCTGGCCTTCAGTTGGCGGACCGCCCGATGGAAGGCTCGCTTTCGACGATTGTTTCGAATGAGCCGTCCAAGTCGACGAACGACAGCGAAGAGATGAAAAAAATCCGGCAAGCTTATGAGCTCATTAAGAATCGGTACGTGGAGAAAGTGGATGAAGAAAAACTGACGGAAGGCGCCATTCAAGGGATGATCAACACGCTCCATGACCCGTATTCCGTCTACATGGATGCGGAAACGACGGAGCAGTTCAACGAGTCGCTCGACTCATCGTTTGAGGGGATCGGCGCCGAAGTGAGCATGATCGACGGCAAGGTGACGATCGTGGCTCCGATCAAAAACTCGCCGGCGGAAAAAGCGGGGCTGAAGCCGAATGACCAAATTTTGCGCGTCAACGGAGAAAGCCTGGAAGGGCTTGATTTATATGAAGCGGTATTGAAAATCCGCGGCAAGAAAGGAACAACGGTGGAGCTTGACATTTTGCGCCCCGGCGTCAAAAACGTGATGAAAGTCAAGGTCGTCCGCGACGAAATTCCGATTCAGACGGTGTATGACTCGATCAAAACATACAACGGCAAAAAGGCGGGCTATTTGCAAATTACGTCGTTTTCGGAAAACACGGCCGCCGACTTTAAAAAGAAGTTGGCGAAGCTTGAGGCCGAACATATTGATGGCTTGATCATCGATGTGCGCGGCAATCCGGGCGGCTATTTGCAAAGCGTTGAGGAAATTTTGAAGCAGCTCATCCCGAAAGGCAAACCATATGTACAAATTGAAGAACGCGATGGCGATCGGCAAAAGTTTTATTCCGATTTAACGGCGAAAAAGCCATACCCGATCGTTGTGCTCATCGACAAAGGAAGCGCCTCGGCGTCGGAAATTTTGGCAGGTGCGATGAAGGAAGCGGGCGGCTACAAGCTGGTCGGCGAGACGACGTTTGGCAAGGGGACGGTGCAGCAGGCGATTCCGATGGGCGACGGCAGCAACATCAAATTGACGCTGTACAAATGGCTGACGCCGGACGGGCATTGGATCCATAAAAAAGGCATTAAGCCCGATGTCGCGGTGGTACAGCCGGATTACTTCCACGTCGCTCCGCTTCATGTGGAAAAACCGCTTCGGTATGACATGAACGACGAGCAAATCGCCAATGCGCAAAAAATGCTCAAAGGGCTTGGCTTCAACCCGGGCCGCACGGACGGCTACTTCAGCAAAGAAACCGAACAGGCCGTCCAAGCGTTCCAAAAAGCGAATCAGCTGCCTGTTACCGGACGCATCGATGAGGCGACGGCGGATGCGCTGCAAACAAAAATTATGGAAGCCGTCCGCGACCCGAAGCATGATATGCAGCTGAAAAAAGCGCTTGGTGTGCTGTTTTCGTCGTGA
- a CDS encoding pirin family protein translates to MRALTTQESYAFRRVECQDPNNIQFGPLRVLNDDFVAPLSGFGAHPHREMEIVSIVLKGYLQHEDSTGHKAVTTFGGVQRMSAGTGIVHSEVNPSATEEVNFLQLWFLPEQYGLPPSYERTEFPVDKMKNALLPIVTKHPSSPGIAHIHQDLTIYFSDLETGHELTFTQPEGRNIFVFVIEGDLTLNGEAHLERRDAARITETPVLRLSTNEGSRLMLIDLPKEG, encoded by the coding sequence ATGAGGGCGTTAACGACCCAAGAATCCTACGCCTTTAGGCGTGTGGAGTGTCAAGATCCGAACAACATCCAGTTTGGCCCGCTAAGGGTGTTAAACGACGATTTCGTTGCGCCGCTCTCCGGTTTTGGCGCTCACCCGCACCGGGAGATGGAAATTGTGTCGATCGTGCTTAAAGGCTATTTGCAACATGAAGACAGCACCGGACATAAGGCGGTGACAACGTTCGGCGGCGTGCAGCGGATGTCGGCCGGGACCGGCATCGTCCATTCGGAAGTGAACCCGTCGGCGACGGAAGAGGTGAACTTTTTGCAACTTTGGTTTTTGCCGGAACAATACGGATTGCCGCCGTCGTACGAGCGGACCGAGTTTCCGGTCGACAAGATGAAAAACGCCTTGCTGCCGATTGTCACGAAACACCCGTCTTCCCCGGGGATCGCTCACATTCATCAAGATTTGACGATTTACTTTTCCGATTTGGAAACCGGACATGAGCTGACGTTTACCCAGCCGGAAGGGCGGAACATCTTTGTCTTTGTCATTGAGGGGGATTTGACGTTAAACGGCGAGGCCCATCTCGAGCGGCGCGATGCGGCTCGCATCACGGAAACGCCGGTTCTTCGCCTCTCAACGAACGAAGGATCGCGGTTGATGCTCATCGACTTGCCAAAAGAGGGGTGA
- a CDS encoding RNA-guided endonuclease TnpB family protein, whose translation MPTITLRLELHKPTKVKQEMYERMTEVNTEFANWLLDHPELNQATSKIFKEFSSQRFPSAIACQTIRDVKSQRKHQKAKKFRKQWCCFNNQNWKVERKGEFYTVSFPTLEKRVGVPVVTRPYQEAWLNRLLDGTAKQGAAKLYKKKKKWFLALSITFEEEPCKGEKIMGVDLGLRYIAVASIGTKSLFFKGNQCAFIRRRYAALRRKLQKAKKLRAVRKIGNKESRWMKDVNHKISRQIVNFALANGVGVIRMEDLTGIRKRATSMKEAGRNLHSWAFHQLQTMIAYKAEMSGIRVEWVNPTYTSQTCRCGYRDKGNRNGIHFQCQKCGYTIHVDLNGAINIAKAISGWSA comes from the coding sequence ATGCCGACGATCACACTAAGGCTGGAACTGCACAAACCAACGAAAGTCAAACAGGAAATGTATGAACGGATGACAGAAGTGAACACAGAGTTTGCGAATTGGCTGTTGGATCATCCAGAACTGAATCAAGCGACGAGTAAAATTTTTAAAGAGTTTTCGTCACAACGATTTCCTTCTGCCATTGCCTGCCAGACCATTCGAGATGTAAAGTCTCAAAGGAAACATCAGAAGGCAAAGAAATTTCGCAAACAGTGGTGTTGCTTTAACAATCAAAATTGGAAAGTCGAACGAAAGGGAGAGTTCTACACTGTTTCGTTTCCCACCCTAGAGAAACGAGTGGGTGTCCCGGTTGTTACACGACCCTATCAGGAAGCATGGCTGAATCGGCTGCTCGATGGAACCGCCAAACAAGGGGCAGCCAAGCTCTACAAAAAGAAAAAGAAATGGTTTCTTGCATTGTCCATCACATTTGAGGAAGAGCCATGTAAAGGCGAAAAGATCATGGGTGTTGATTTAGGACTCCGCTATATTGCGGTGGCCAGTATAGGAACGAAATCGTTGTTTTTCAAAGGGAATCAATGCGCCTTCATTCGCAGACGATATGCGGCTCTGCGGCGCAAATTGCAAAAAGCCAAGAAACTTCGTGCGGTGCGAAAAATCGGAAACAAAGAATCCCGTTGGATGAAGGATGTCAACCACAAAATTAGCCGTCAAATTGTCAATTTTGCGCTCGCCAACGGTGTTGGCGTGATTCGCATGGAAGATTTGACGGGCATTCGAAAACGGGCAACATCCATGAAAGAAGCGGGGCGGAATCTTCATTCATGGGCGTTTCATCAGCTGCAAACGATGATTGCTTACAAAGCCGAAATGTCGGGCATTCGGGTCGAGTGGGTGAATCCGACCTACACAAGCCAAACTTGTCGTTGTGGCTATCGAGATAAAGGAAACAGAAACGGCATCCACTTCCAATGCCAAAAATGCGGATATACGATTCATGTCGATCTGAATGGCGCCATCAACATCGCCAAAGCGATTTCAGGTTGGAGCGCCTAA
- the tnpA gene encoding IS200/IS605 family transposase, with protein MKQEYRTTKTTVSLINYHFVFCPRYRRKVLVGKVGERFKQLVEEICRENDWIILAMEVMPDHCHLFLNCLPSDSPSDIMAKVKGVTSRRLREEFQHLSHLQSLWTRSFFVSTAGNVSSEIIKRYVESQKKRG; from the coding sequence ATGAAACAAGAATATCGAACAACAAAAACAACTGTATCTCTTATCAATTATCATTTTGTTTTCTGTCCAAGGTATCGAAGGAAAGTGCTGGTAGGCAAAGTGGGAGAACGATTCAAGCAGTTAGTAGAAGAAATTTGCCGAGAGAATGATTGGATCATCCTTGCGATGGAAGTGATGCCTGATCATTGTCATTTGTTCTTGAATTGTCTCCCTTCTGATTCTCCATCAGACATTATGGCAAAAGTGAAAGGAGTGACTTCCCGACGATTAAGGGAAGAATTTCAACACTTGTCTCATCTGCAGAGTCTTTGGACACGCTCTTTCTTCGTTAGTACAGCAGGGAATGTATCAAGTGAAATCATCAAACGCTATGTGGAATCTCAAAAGAAAAGGGGGTGA
- the merR gene encoding Hg(II)-responsive transcriptional regulator translates to MIHYRTGELAEKCNVNKETIRYYERKGLIPETERTEGGYRLYTEETVRRIQFIKRLQGLGFTLAEIDKLLGVVDRDRDRCKDMYRFVTQKIEEIQANIRDLKRIEAMLQQLKECCPHEDNLYNCPIIDLLLEEPSDEGRHGE, encoded by the coding sequence GTGATACATTACCGCACCGGCGAGCTGGCAGAAAAATGCAATGTTAATAAAGAAACGATCCGGTATTACGAACGGAAGGGGCTTATTCCAGAAACGGAGCGGACAGAAGGCGGATATCGCCTGTATACGGAGGAAACGGTCAGGCGAATTCAGTTTATTAAGCGGCTGCAAGGGCTCGGATTCACCTTGGCGGAAATTGATAAACTGCTTGGCGTTGTCGATCGGGATCGCGATCGATGCAAAGACATGTACCGCTTTGTTACGCAAAAGATCGAGGAGATTCAAGCCAACATTCGCGATTTAAAGCGGATCGAAGCGATGCTCCAGCAGTTAAAGGAATGTTGCCCTCATGAAGACAATTTATATAACTGCCCGATTATTGACCTATTGCTGGAAGAACCCTCGGATGAGGGAAGGCATGGAGAATGA